The genomic region CGTCCGGCGAGGCGATAAGCTGCTGCTTGTCCATCGTTAGCGTCGTTTTTTGCACCAGGGGGTTTTCCTGCTGCGGACATGCGTCCAGCCACAGTTGCATCCGCGTCAATGGGATGTCTTTACTGATGTTATGTTCGCTATAGCTGATGCCAGGCTGTGCGGCGAGAAGTAAGGCTTCTCCTGCCTTTGCCTGCACATGGTTTCCATCACTGTCGCGGTATTCCGCTTCCCCTTCCAGAATCAGGTTCAGGACATCGACCTTCGGCCAGGTGCGCGGCTGGAAGGCTGCGCCCGGGGCGAGCACTTCCTGATTGAGTACGCGCAGCGAGGCAAAGCCCAGCAGTTGCGGGTCAAAGTAGTGTCCAAAGGAGAAGGTATAGCGGGCCTGCAGCCATCCGTAGTCTGCTTTTCCGCATTGTTTGGCTGTTCGGGTTGTAATCATATTTCCTGACCTCTCTTTACTTCCTTTTATGTTAATGGGCTGGACGCTGCATTGTTAGCCAGATATTCTGCCAGGTATGTTCAAATTTCCTGAATGAGAACGAGATGGCTAAAGAAAGGGCATTAACGCTTGAAGCATTACGCGTAATGGACGCGATAGACCGACGCGGCAGCTTTGCCGCAGCGGCAGATGAGCTGGGGCGTGTACCTTCTGCGCTCAGCTACACCATGCAAAAGCTGGAGGAAGAACTGGACGTGGTGCTGTTTGACCGCTCGGGTCACCGCACCAAATTTACCAACGTTGGCCGTATGCTTCTGGAACGCGGGCGCGTGCTGCTGGAAGCGGCAGATAAGCTCACTACGGATGCGGAAGCGCTGGCGCGCGGGTGGGAAACGCACCTGACCATTGTGACTGAAGCGCTGGTGCCAACGTCGGCATTCTTTCCGCTGATTGATCGACTGGCCGGGAAAGCGAATACCCAACTGTCGGTGATTACCGAGGTGCTGGCTGGGGCATGGGAGCGACTGGAGCAGGGGAGAGCGGATATTGTTATCGCCCCGGATATGCACTTCCGTTCGTCGTCAGAAATTAATTCCCGCAAGCTGTATACCCTGATGAACGTCTATGTTGCAGCACCGGATCATCCTATTCATCAGGAACCAGAACCGTTGTCGGAAGTGACGCGCGTGAAATATCGTGGGGTTGCAGTGGCGGATACTGCGCGTGAGAGGCCGGTATTAACGGTGCAATTGCTGGATAAGCAACCGCGTCTGACCGTCAGTACGATTGAAGATAAGCGTCAGGCGCTGTTAGCCGGATTGGGTGTGGCAACAATGCCTTATCCGCTGGTGGAAAAAGACATTGCCGAAGGGCGCCTGCGGGTGGTGAGCCCGGAGTCGACCACGGAAATTGATATTATTATGGCCTGGCGGCGAGACAGTATGGGCGAGGCGAAATCCTGGTGCCTGCGAGAAATTCCTAAGCTGTTTGCCAAAAAGTAAAAATAGGGTCTTCCGCACTGTCGAAATTCGGGGCAACAATGTGCCCCGAATAAGATCAGTTAATTTGACCTGCTTTCGGATCAGCACCGAAACGGTTGTTTCCAGCGGTCCCGTTCTGGCACAGGAACACGATAAGTACGATGGTACCCACAACCGGAATAAAGGAAATAAGCAGCCACCAACCGGAGCGATCGGTATCATGCAGACGACGAATCGCAACGCCAATGCTCGGCAGCAGCACACCCAGCATATAGATGATCGAGATCCATGGAATTTCCAGACCAATAACACCCTGAATTACGTTCAGTACAATACTGACGATCATGTTAATCAACACGAACATCCAGTACTCTTTTCTGCGCGCACGGCCATTAAAGACTGCATAATTTTTTAATACGTCAATATACCAATTCATTCAATATCCTTATTACTTAAAAAAGATGGCGAAATATAACATGCTATTTCGGCCTGGTCATTCGCATTCTAATAATTTAAGAACATTTCAGAGTGATATATGCAAATATAATAATTTTAAATAGTATGCTTAGGAAGTGAATGAGTTATTAACAGATAAATATAACAATGGTTTAGAATGTGAAATAAAAAAAGGCAGAATTTTCTCTGCCTTTTTCATGTTTACGCGAGAGATTTTGGATCCGGGCCAAATCGATTCTCATCGGGTGTACCGTCCTGGCAGTTAAAGATAATAATAACCAGCCAACCGATAACAGGAATCAATAACAGCAATAACCACCAGGCGCTGCGGTCGGTGTCATGCAGACGTCGGAACTGGACTGCCCACCACGGTAAAAATACCAGGATTCCATATAGTGTTGTCAGTACGCCTTCTCCTCCAGCGCGCTGCCAGCCAAGAAGTTTATCCAGTACGCCAAGCACAAACGTCAGGATGACGTTGACCAGAATGAACATCCAGTATTCTTTACGTCGTGCCCGACCACCGAACCCAATATAATTTCTTAAAACCTTCAAATACCAATCCATTTTCGCCTCAATGTTCAGTCAATCACTTGTTTTTAAAGCAATCAAGGTAAGAATAGTCGCGAATGAATAGGTGGTAAATATTTGTTATGTGAATGATTGTGGTCTGTGCCGCCATCGGGCTATCAACAAAGACCAGATGGCGGCAATTTGTCAGGCAAAGCGACTGTCGCGCCCGTGCGGCTCATTAAGATCCTGCCACGGTCCGATGGAAATAATGCCCGTCGGGTTAATGGTTTTATGGCTGCGGAAGTAGTGGTTGCGTATATGGTCGAAGTTGACCGTCTCCGCAATGCCCGGCATTTGATAAATGTCGCGCAGGAAACCATAAAGATTGAGATAGTCGCTGATGCGATGTTTGTCGCATTTAAAATGGGTGACGTAGACCGGATCAAAGCGGATCAGGGTAGTCCACAGGCGAATGTCTGCTTCCGTTAGCCGATCCCCTGTCAGGTAGCGATGCTGTCCGAGGATCTTCTCCACCCGGGCAAGATGGGTGAATACATTATTCACCGCCTCATCATAGGCCTGCTGGCTGGTTGCAAAACCGGCTTTATAGACGCCATTGTTGATGTTGTCATAAATCCAGTGATTGAGTTCGTCGATTTTGGAACGCAGTTCCGGCGGGTAGTAGTCTCCGGCTTTTGCTCCCAGAGCATCAAACGCAGTATTGAACATGCGAATAATTTCAGCGGATTCGTTGCTGACAATGGTGTGGTTTTTTTTATCCCATAGCACTGGCACGGTAACGCGCCCGCTGTAATGAGGGTCGGCATGCAAATAAAGCTGATACAGATATTCATGCTGATACAGCGTATCGCCCGTGGCCGCCGGGAAACTGTCATCAAAGGTCCAGCCATTTTCCAGCATCAAGGGGTGGACGACAGAAACCGAAATAAACGGTTCCAGTCCTTTGAGCTTGCGCAGAATTAGCGTGCGGTGCGCCCACGGACAGGCGAGTGAAACGTACAGATGGTAGCGGTCTTTTTCAGCGGCGAAACCGCCAACGCCGGAAGGCCCAGGTTCGCCATCCGCAGTGAGCCAGTGACGAAAAGCCGACACTGAGCGTTGAAATTTGCCCCCGGTAGATTGGGTGTCGTACCAGGTATCATGCCAGACGCCGTCAACAAGTTGTCCCATGGTGTATCTCCCTCAGATAGCAAAAACGAGGAGATTATCTCCTCGTTTTAGATTCTACATTATAGCGTGCTTACCACTTTTTATTCAGGACGCGGTCGATACTGAACGCGCCAGGACCAGTGATGCCCAGCAGCAGGAAGCCGCCTGCGATGGTCAGGTTTTTCATGAACATCAGCGAGTTTACGCCTTCAGCAAAGTTGCTGTGGAACAGGAACGCCGTCAACAGCGTGAAGCCTGCGGTAAACAGTGCGGTGGTACGGGTCAGGAAACCAAATAGAATCGCCAGACCGCCGCCAAACTCAAGCAGGATAACCAGCGGCAGCATAAACCCAGGGACTCCCATCGCTTCCATATATTGTTGCGTACCCGCGTAACCGGTGATTTTCCCCCAACCTGCGCTAATAAACAGGATTGGCATCAGGATACGTGCTACCAGTACACCAACATCTTCTAATTTTTTCATGTTACTCTCCAGGGAACCACTCAGGCTGCTGATTGTGTTTTTTTAGTGCAATGCTGCGTTGTTCCGCGTCATTGCTGTCGATGGAGAGAATCATAAACGTGAAGAATGACAATTGTTAGCAAGGAAAACTGTTAAAAATTGTCAAAAATTTTGAGGTATTGAGGAAAGTGCCGGATGGCGGCTGACGCCTTATCCGGCCTACGGTTCTGTTTTGCATGTCCGTTAAGCGTAGCGCCATCGGGCAGGTTTTGACTTTATCCGACCGACGAATTCAGCGTCTTTTTAAACAGCCGCCAGGCTGTCCATGCGCCAAATCCGCGCCGTGCCCAGCGGACCAGCATATTTGGGTGGCGTATGGTCCAGATTGCCATTACGCTGCTGCCAACCAGCGCCCACGAGCGGAAGCTCAGCAGCGTGTTCCAGCCTCGATCGTAAGCGCCAGTGGCTTCCAGCCAGTCACGACGACTGGCTGAAAGATCCAACCGCTGCTGTTGGATCGTGCTAAGCAATTGGGCCTTACGTTTTGCACGTTCGGCTTTATCGCTCACGGCTTTCCTCCTCAAGAAGCTGCCTGTCGTTTTCTAGTTCATGGCGCGTATGGCGTAGCAGGGTGGATTTGCGCGACTTACGCAACGTCCATATGCCGCCAATTAACGCCAGGACCAGAAGCACGACCGTGGTGGCAATCATCGCATTCAGCCGATACTGCGGGTCTACGGCCCAGATGATGAGCACCATCAGACTCATCAAGCCAAACGCCGCAAACAGCATGGTCAGTCCCAGCATCAGCAATAGTTGAAAGAGGTTGGCTTTTTCTTCCTCAAGTTCAACGACGGCCAGACGCAGCCGGGTTTCGACCATCTCCACGAGGATGGTGACAATCCGCTGCCCGATGCCCAGAACGCTCTTGCCGGGGCCTTGTGCGTGATGAGAATCCGCCATAATTAGCGACGCGTCAGCAGAACGCCCAGAACCAGGCCGACTGCTGCTCCAATACCGACGCCGGTCCATGGGTTTTCGCGAACGTAATCATCAGCGCGCGCTGCCGCTTCACGGGTCTGTTTGGCAATGGCATCACCAGTTTCACCCAGGCGGTAACGGCTTTCTTTCAGCGCACGCTCGGCCTTGCTGCGGATCTTACTCAACTCTTCTTTAGATTTATCGCCAGAGGAGCTCAGCACCTCTTCAAGCGTATCCGCCAGGGATTTCAACTCAGCACGCAGATGTTCCGATGAGGTATCTTTAGACATAGTTTTTCTCCAAAAGAGTCAGTGTTACGGTAGCTTAATAGTCACGCGCTTCAAGTGACTTCAGCTCAGACTGAGCTTCTGCCAGCTTGCGTTCACGCTTGGTAATCTTTTCCGCATCGCCTTTTTGTTGTGCTTCTGCGAGATCCTTTTTGCGTTCAGCAATCTCTTCTTTCTGTTCAGCAATTTTTTTCTGATGTTCAGCGCGAAGCTTACTGTCAGTACAGTTCGCTTTGACTTCACTGAGGGCTTTTTTCAAGCCATTGATACGGTTTTGGTTATTGTGTTTCTCGGCATAGCTAATTTCCCGCTGAATGTCGCGCTCTTTTTCCTGACAAAGCGTGTTGGCATAACTGCTGGCACTGAGGGCGAAAAGGGTAATAGCGAAAGCGATGCGGTATTTCATTCTTGAACCTTCCATTGTGACTCGTCCCCATGAATTCAGAAACGATGATCCAGGTAATAACGCGGCGGCGGAGCCAACCGACTCATTAAGCTTAGACAGTAAATGCCGAAATCACCAAACCATGTGATCTTATTCGGATTCCTGGTAATTATCCCAAACGGTGAGGGGTATCCCGTAAACGTGACAACCACTGTACAGCCTGGTTGTCATCATCTAGCTGGGCAATGATGTAGCCTTGCGGGAGGGATTTATCGAGTACGACTTTGGCGGCCGCACTCTGAGCGCTGGAATCGAAGGTGATCAGGAGGGTGTCTTTTTGCGGGGTAATGCTCTTAAACTGGATGCCGTTGGCATCAAGATGGTGCCAGATAGAAAAGCCATCGGGCATGCTGGTTCCCTGGTGTACAGCACGTATCGACAGCGTGGATTCTTGCTGGCGAATCGCTGACCATACCAGCAGCAGCGTTCCCATGAGAATCAGAAACGCGGTGCTCCAGGCGAGCTGTTTTATCGTTACGCGCGGTTTAAGCATCCTTTACCCTCGGTTCCGGTATTTCTTTTTCCATAACACGACCAGCGAACCCGCCAGACCAAACACCAACAGAACAACGGGCAGCAGCATCAGGCATGACATTAACTGATCTTCATACTTGAGGAACACCGGTGTCTTGCCTAACAGATAGCCCAGCGTTGTCAGGATCAGCACCCACAGCAGCCCACTCATCCAGTTAAAGAACTGAAAGCGAATATTGTTAAGACCCGATAAGCCGGCAATGGTCGGGAGCAGGGTGCGGACAAAGGCAATAAAACGACCAATCAACAGCGCGGAAAGACCATGTTTATGAAACAGATGGTGGGCGCGCTGATGGTAATGCGCGGGCAAATGCGACAGCCAGTTTTGGACGGTTCGCGTATTTCCTAACCAGCGGCCCTGGATATAGCTCAGCCAGCAGCCCAGGCTCGCCGCGACGGTAAGCAAGAGGATTGTTTGCGGGTAGCCCATGGCCCCCTTAGCTATCAGGACGCCAACTAACACCAGTAAGCTGTCACCCGGTAAAAAGGCCGCGGGTAACAAGCCGTTTTCGAGGAACAAAATCATAAATAACACAAAATAGAGCATGCCAATCATGGAAGGATTGGCCAGGGTTTCAAAATCCTGCGCCCACAGAGCATTCAGTAATTGGGACAAAAGTTCCATTCAGTAATCCTGGTGAATCGGTTAATGTCATGCAGGTTACAGGAGTTTGCTACACCGCATTATGATTGATTTTTCTACTGGGCGGATGGATAGCGCAAATTCTCGGCCTGAACTAATCCCTGTAAAATGGTGAAGTAAGCACTACGAGCAAACATTCGAATTGCATCTAATTGTAACAAAGCTCAACGTTATTCGTAATAGAAATTACGCGTCGATAGCGTTTGATTTTGCGGGTTGCGAGAGAGGGTGGCGAGAGGATTTACACAGGCTGACACTTTATACCTAACGCTTACTGTTTTTAAAAGAAGAACAGGCGCAACGGTGCGCCTGTCGAAGCGGGAAATGTTATTTTGCCGCGTTAGTCGCCGTATCGAGATGAACCACCGGATTTTCGGCAAAAAGGTAACGATCGGCATTGAATTCAAAATCGTCGCTGGTTTCGTTAAACAGCATGATTTTAGTGTTCTCAAGATGCTGCCACATCGCCAGCTTGGCTGCATTTGGATCTTTACGAATCAGTGCTTTAAGGATTTGATCGTGGTCGTCACACCAGTTATCAACCGTGCGTGAGTCGATATGTTCGTGCAGTTTCTTCCAGTACGGGTTATGGCTGCGCTGAGTCCACATTTTTTCAACAATGGCCGCCAGCGCGGAGTTCTGCGTGGCTAACGCTACCTGAATATGGAACTGAAGATCCCATTCGGAGTCGCGGAAGCATTTTTCGTTGCGTGCATGCTCCTGAATCTCCATGAGTTTCATGATGTCCTGCTTGGTGACCTGCGTCGCCGCAAACTCCGCAATATTACTTTCAATGAGCTGGCGAGCCTGTAGCAGTTCGAAGGGACCATAATTGGCAAACTCCATCGAATCATCATGCGTTTGCTGGTGGCGCGACTGGTTGGAAATGACATGGATGCCGGAACCTTTGCGCACCTCAACAAACCCTTCCACTTCCAGCATGATGATGGCTTCACGAACCACTGTGCGGCTCACGTTTTTTTCATCGGCAATAAAGCGTTCAGCGGGAAGTTTGTCGCCCACCAGATAGACGCCCTGTTCAATGCGTTCTTTCAGGTCAGCAGCGAGTTGTTGATACAAACGTCGTGGTTCAGTGATTTCCATATGCGCTCCAGGCATAATACGGCAGACTCTATTTGTTATACCACTTTCGCGAGTTTGGCTCCACTTTCCAACACGAAAAAGCCGCCTGGAGCAGACGGCCTGGGTTTTGATGGGATGCGGGGTGAACGCCTTAATAAGCCGGGTAAGTGATATGCCCGGCTTACTGCACAGGCTAACCTTGTGTGGCGGGCGTATTAACCTGCGGCGTGGAATCCGCATTGTTGGCCGGTTTGTTTTGCAGCACGGTCCA from Citrobacter sp. RHB25-C09 harbors:
- the exuR gene encoding transcriptional regulator ExuR produces the protein MEITEPRRLYQQLAADLKERIEQGVYLVGDKLPAERFIADEKNVSRTVVREAIIMLEVEGFVEVRKGSGIHVISNQSRHQQTHDDSMEFANYGPFELLQARQLIESNIAEFAATQVTKQDIMKLMEIQEHARNEKCFRDSEWDLQFHIQVALATQNSALAAIVEKMWTQRSHNPYWKKLHEHIDSRTVDNWCDDHDQILKALIRKDPNAAKLAMWQHLENTKIMLFNETSDDFEFNADRYLFAENPVVHLDTATNAAK
- a CDS encoding glutathione S-transferase family protein — translated: MGQLVDGVWHDTWYDTQSTGGKFQRSVSAFRHWLTADGEPGPSGVGGFAAEKDRYHLYVSLACPWAHRTLILRKLKGLEPFISVSVVHPLMLENGWTFDDSFPAATGDTLYQHEYLYQLYLHADPHYSGRVTVPVLWDKKNHTIVSNESAEIIRMFNTAFDALGAKAGDYYPPELRSKIDELNHWIYDNINNGVYKAGFATSQQAYDEAVNNVFTHLARVEKILGQHRYLTGDRLTEADIRLWTTLIRFDPVYVTHFKCDKHRISDYLNLYGFLRDIYQMPGIAETVNFDHIRNHYFRSHKTINPTGIISIGPWQDLNEPHGRDSRFA
- a CDS encoding pirin family protein; amino-acid sequence: MITTRTAKQCGKADYGWLQARYTFSFGHYFDPQLLGFASLRVLNQEVLAPGAAFQPRTWPKVDVLNLILEGEAEYRDSDGNHVQAKAGEALLLAAQPGISYSEHNISKDIPLTRMQLWLDACPQQENPLVQKTTLTMDKQQLIASPDGADGSLQLRQQAWVHHIKLEQGESLSFQLHGPRAYLQSIHGTFHAVTHDKAREALTCGDGAFIRDEANITLVADTPLRALLIDLPV
- a CDS encoding DUF805 domain-containing protein, whose protein sequence is MDWYLKVLRNYIGFGGRARRKEYWMFILVNVILTFVLGVLDKLLGWQRAGGEGVLTTLYGILVFLPWWAVQFRRLHDTDRSAWWLLLLLIPVIGWLVIIIFNCQDGTPDENRFGPDPKSLA
- the yhaJ gene encoding DNA-binding transcriptional regulator YhaJ — protein: MAKERALTLEALRVMDAIDRRGSFAAAADELGRVPSALSYTMQKLEEELDVVLFDRSGHRTKFTNVGRMLLERGRVLLEAADKLTTDAEALARGWETHLTIVTEALVPTSAFFPLIDRLAGKANTQLSVITEVLAGAWERLEQGRADIVIAPDMHFRSSSEINSRKLYTLMNVYVAAPDHPIHQEPEPLSEVTRVKYRGVAVADTARERPVLTVQLLDKQPRLTVSTIEDKRQALLAGLGVATMPYPLVEKDIAEGRLRVVSPESTTEIDIIMAWRRDSMGEAKSWCLREIPKLFAKK
- a CDS encoding DoxX family protein, which codes for MKKLEDVGVLVARILMPILFISAGWGKITGYAGTQQYMEAMGVPGFMLPLVILLEFGGGLAILFGFLTRTTALFTAGFTLLTAFLFHSNFAEGVNSLMFMKNLTIAGGFLLLGITGPGAFSIDRVLNKKW
- the yqjA gene encoding DedA family general envelope maintenance protein YqjA, whose translation is MELLSQLLNALWAQDFETLANPSMIGMLYFVLFMILFLENGLLPAAFLPGDSLLVLVGVLIAKGAMGYPQTILLLTVAASLGCWLSYIQGRWLGNTRTVQNWLSHLPAHYHQRAHHLFHKHGLSALLIGRFIAFVRTLLPTIAGLSGLNNIRFQFFNWMSGLLWVLILTTLGYLLGKTPVFLKYEDQLMSCLMLLPVVLLVFGLAGSLVVLWKKKYRNRG
- a CDS encoding YqjK-like family protein; amino-acid sequence: MSDKAERAKRKAQLLSTIQQQRLDLSASRRDWLEATGAYDRGWNTLLSFRSWALVGSSVMAIWTIRHPNMLVRWARRGFGAWTAWRLFKKTLNSSVG
- the mzrA gene encoding EnvZ/OmpR regulon moderator MzrA, producing MLKPRVTIKQLAWSTAFLILMGTLLLVWSAIRQQESTLSIRAVHQGTSMPDGFSIWHHLDANGIQFKSITPQKDTLLITFDSSAQSAAAKVVLDKSLPQGYIIAQLDDDNQAVQWLSRLRDTPHRLG
- a CDS encoding DUF805 domain-containing protein, which gives rise to MNWYIDVLKNYAVFNGRARRKEYWMFVLINMIVSIVLNVIQGVIGLEIPWISIIYMLGVLLPSIGVAIRRLHDTDRSGWWLLISFIPVVGTIVLIVFLCQNGTAGNNRFGADPKAGQIN
- a CDS encoding DUF1090 domain-containing protein, with protein sequence MKYRIAFAITLFALSASSYANTLCQEKERDIQREISYAEKHNNQNRINGLKKALSEVKANCTDSKLRAEHQKKIAEQKEEIAERKKDLAEAQQKGDAEKITKRERKLAEAQSELKSLEARDY
- a CDS encoding YqjD family protein — its product is MSKDTSSEHLRAELKSLADTLEEVLSSSGDKSKEELSKIRSKAERALKESRYRLGETGDAIAKQTREAAARADDYVRENPWTGVGIGAAVGLVLGVLLTRR
- a CDS encoding phage holin family protein, with the protein product MADSHHAQGPGKSVLGIGQRIVTILVEMVETRLRLAVVELEEEKANLFQLLLMLGLTMLFAAFGLMSLMVLIIWAVDPQYRLNAMIATTVVLLVLALIGGIWTLRKSRKSTLLRHTRHELENDRQLLEEESRER